One Mycolicibacterium pulveris genomic region harbors:
- a CDS encoding SRPBCC family protein yields the protein MAMHACERVGLDFIQSAPYRFVSTVDLKITPEQLFEVLADAESWPRWATVITKVTWTSPEPRGVGTTRTVHMRGGIVGDEEFLAWQPYSHMAFRFNEASTDSIAAFAEDYRVVQTPGGCHLTWVMAMKPNGVAARLGMALGRPVMGWMFQKFLYNLRDYTDKRYRVS from the coding sequence ATGGCCATGCACGCATGCGAGCGCGTCGGCCTCGACTTCATCCAGAGCGCACCGTATCGGTTCGTCAGCACGGTCGACCTCAAGATCACGCCCGAGCAGTTGTTCGAGGTGCTCGCCGACGCCGAATCCTGGCCGCGGTGGGCCACGGTGATCACCAAGGTCACCTGGACCAGCCCGGAACCACGCGGCGTCGGCACCACCCGCACCGTGCACATGCGCGGCGGGATCGTCGGCGACGAGGAGTTCCTCGCGTGGCAGCCCTACAGCCACATGGCGTTTCGGTTCAACGAGGCATCGACCGACAGTATCGCCGCGTTCGCTGAGGATTACCGCGTGGTGCAGACGCCGGGAGGCTGTCATCTCACCTGGGTGATGGCGATGAAACCCAACGGCGTCGCGGCCCGCCTCGGCATGGCGCTGGGGCGTCCGGTGATGGGCTGGATGTTCCAGAAGTTCCTCTACAACCTGCGCGACTACACCGACAAGCGCTACCGGGTGTCCTGA
- a CDS encoding acyl-CoA thioesterase — translation MTTESAQTPWTVPGLLDLFDVSPDGQDRFTAPTGPAGEDERQVVEGAQVLAQAIVAAAKRFPDKSVRSAHAVFARAVMVGAGPVELEVDVVAEGRSTATAVIAAKQNGKRCITVTVLADVPTADVIRHHLPRPDVAGPADANASEMPMVGRQLRLVDVVDVNSPDEVGPPELYAWLHYDPIPSRDDLAKALIAYFTGHLGISTTMRAHAGIGTAQAHLTVSTAPMTVSVSFHEPFAWDGWILYSHESTQVGAGMSYVRGTVHTEAGELIASFAQDALIRPLRTTDTAIKEQSRL, via the coding sequence ATGACGACAGAATCAGCGCAGACACCATGGACCGTGCCGGGGCTGCTCGACCTGTTCGACGTGAGCCCCGACGGGCAAGACCGTTTCACCGCCCCTACCGGTCCCGCCGGCGAAGACGAACGCCAGGTGGTCGAGGGCGCGCAGGTGCTCGCACAGGCGATTGTCGCTGCGGCCAAACGGTTTCCGGACAAGTCGGTGCGCTCGGCGCACGCGGTGTTCGCACGGGCGGTGATGGTCGGCGCCGGCCCGGTCGAGCTGGAAGTCGACGTCGTCGCCGAAGGGCGTTCCACCGCAACGGCTGTCATTGCGGCCAAGCAGAACGGCAAGCGGTGCATCACGGTGACGGTGCTGGCCGACGTGCCCACCGCCGACGTCATCCGCCACCACCTGCCGCGCCCCGACGTGGCCGGACCCGCCGACGCCAACGCCTCGGAGATGCCGATGGTCGGCCGCCAGCTGCGGCTGGTCGACGTGGTCGACGTCAACAGCCCCGACGAGGTCGGCCCGCCGGAGTTGTACGCCTGGCTGCACTACGACCCCATCCCGAGCCGTGATGACCTGGCCAAGGCGCTGATCGCATATTTCACCGGGCACCTTGGTATTTCGACGACGATGCGGGCGCACGCGGGGATCGGGACGGCACAGGCGCACCTGACCGTCTCGACCGCGCCGATGACGGTGTCGGTGAGCTTTCACGAGCCGTTCGCGTGGGACGGCTGGATTCTGTACAGCCACGAGAGCACACAGGTGGGAGCGGGAATGTCGTATGTGCGGGGCACGGTGCACACCGAGGCGGGTGAGTTGATCGCCTCCTTCGCCCAGGACGCGTTGATCCGGCCGTTGCGCACCACCGACACCGCGATCAAGGAACAGTCTCGGCTCTAA
- a CDS encoding MBL fold metallo-hydrolase — translation MDTFTVTPHLTMLRVHGWQVYVWDDAGTVTLIDTGAPGSGAQIAAAVAGIDRIVLTHGHVDHAGSAAELRSLTGAAVCAGAGDAAAIRAGTALPPPVFEDWEIPIHQRVSADLPDAAPPVAVVQVLADGDVLDFGGGAEVIAVPGHTEGSIAIHLPRHGVLFTGDTVANVGRVTLGTFNQDRDRTVASFRRLAELDFETACFGHGDPIASAAGVRLRAAAAAL, via the coding sequence ATGGACACCTTCACCGTCACGCCCCACCTCACGATGCTGCGCGTGCACGGCTGGCAGGTCTATGTCTGGGACGACGCGGGCACGGTCACGCTGATCGACACCGGCGCGCCCGGCTCCGGCGCGCAGATCGCCGCCGCGGTCGCCGGGATCGACAGGATCGTGTTGACCCACGGCCACGTCGACCACGCCGGATCCGCCGCCGAACTGCGCAGCCTGACCGGTGCCGCCGTGTGCGCGGGCGCAGGTGATGCGGCCGCGATCCGGGCGGGCACCGCCCTGCCGCCGCCGGTGTTCGAGGACTGGGAAATTCCGATTCACCAACGGGTTTCGGCGGACCTGCCCGACGCGGCACCGCCCGTCGCCGTCGTGCAGGTGTTGGCCGACGGCGACGTGCTCGACTTCGGTGGCGGCGCCGAGGTCATTGCGGTGCCCGGTCACACCGAGGGCAGCATCGCCATCCACCTGCCCCGACATGGGGTGCTGTTCACCGGGGACACGGTCGCCAACGTCGGCCGAGTCACGCTCGGCACGTTCAACCAGGATCGCGACCGAACCGTCGCCTCGTTCCGCCGGCTTGCCGAACTCGATTTCGAAACCGCCTGTTTCGGCCACGGCGACCCGATAGCGTCAGCTGCCGGTGTGCGGCTCCGTGCGGCCGCGGCCGCATTGTGA
- the ypfJ gene encoding KPN_02809 family neutral zinc metallopeptidase codes for MTFNEGMRIDTSTTSTSGGGRGPGRGIAIGGGVGGLLVLVVALFLGVDPSTVVPQQQIGTDAVDAPGFDLSQCQTGADANALAECRVVATGNSLDGVWSQLMPGYTRPQVHLFTRGVDTRCGAATSEVGPFYCPADQTAYFDVDFFNVLKDQFGSSGGPLAQEYVVAHEFGHHIQNLTGALGHSQGPGAAGATGGGVRTELQADCYAGVWAHHATITKQEGTGVPFLEPLSDKDIADALSAAAAVGDDRIQQKTTGQVNPEAWTHGSAAQRQKWFTEGYRTGDPNACDTFATNDLG; via the coding sequence ATGACCTTCAACGAGGGCATGCGGATCGACACGAGCACCACCTCGACCAGCGGCGGAGGCCGCGGACCCGGCCGGGGAATCGCGATCGGCGGCGGTGTCGGCGGGCTTCTGGTCCTGGTGGTGGCGCTGTTTCTCGGCGTGGATCCCAGCACCGTCGTGCCCCAGCAGCAGATCGGCACCGACGCTGTCGACGCGCCGGGCTTCGATCTGAGCCAGTGCCAGACCGGCGCCGACGCCAACGCGCTAGCCGAGTGCCGTGTGGTCGCCACCGGAAACTCACTCGACGGGGTGTGGTCCCAGTTGATGCCGGGCTACACCCGGCCGCAGGTTCACCTGTTCACCCGCGGCGTCGACACCCGTTGCGGCGCAGCGACGAGTGAGGTCGGACCGTTCTACTGCCCAGCCGATCAGACGGCCTATTTCGACGTCGACTTCTTCAACGTGCTCAAAGATCAATTCGGTTCCAGCGGCGGCCCCCTGGCGCAGGAATACGTTGTCGCCCACGAGTTCGGGCACCACATCCAGAACCTCACCGGTGCGCTGGGGCATTCGCAGGGCCCGGGTGCGGCGGGTGCGACGGGCGGCGGTGTGCGCACCGAACTGCAGGCCGACTGCTACGCGGGCGTGTGGGCGCACCATGCCACCATCACCAAACAGGAGGGCACCGGCGTGCCGTTCCTGGAGCCGTTGAGCGACAAGGATATTGCTGATGCGCTGTCGGCCGCGGCGGCGGTGGGCGACGATCGCATCCAGCAGAAGACCACCGGTCAGGTCAACCCCGAGGCGTGGACGCACGGTTCGGCAGCCCAGCGCCAGAAGTGGTTCACCGAGGGCTACCGCACCGGCGACCCGAACGCGTGCGACACCTTCGCGACAAACGATCTTGGCTAG
- a CDS encoding DUF885 domain-containing protein, with the protein MARASSAVDAVAERYLEVFAALDPCAATNMGVTGHDDDITDYSRAGVAARADAAREALRALDGTQPVDDVDHVTIAAMRERLGIALEIHDAGLDVGTLNVIASPLQSMRDVFDLMPTETEDDWALIAVRLSRLPDRVFGYADALRAAVADGRAPAVRQVVRGIEQATGIQQFFVDLVADAVPDNAALQEDLRQHAANAANAYRELARVLGDEIAPHARPHDRVGRDEYRLWSRSFLGTSVDLNETYEWGLAQLQSIVAEQESIARQLYPDATVAEALLRLDEDERYVLHGVDALQAWMQELSDRAVESLTDTHFDIAAPLRRLECRIAPTHTGGIYYTGPSEDLTRPGRMWWSVPHGVDTFHTWRETTTVYHEGVPGHHLQIGRAVVLADRLNRWRRLGCWVSGHGEGWALYAERLMAELGWLDDPGDRMGMLDAQRFRAARVCIDIGVHCGLTAPDGGVWDADRAWAFLQSHSAMNDEHLQFELDRYLGWPGQAPSYAIGQRVWQNLREESAGRGVGLKEFHSRALDLGGLPLDVLRSALMTDFATG; encoded by the coding sequence TTGGCTAGGGCGTCGTCGGCGGTCGACGCTGTCGCCGAGCGCTACCTGGAAGTGTTCGCCGCCCTGGACCCCTGCGCGGCAACGAACATGGGTGTCACCGGACACGATGACGACATCACCGACTACTCCCGCGCCGGCGTCGCCGCGCGCGCCGATGCGGCCCGAGAAGCGTTGCGCGCCCTCGACGGCACGCAACCAGTCGACGACGTCGACCACGTCACGATCGCCGCGATGCGCGAACGGCTCGGAATCGCGCTCGAAATCCACGACGCCGGTCTCGACGTCGGCACGCTGAACGTGATCGCCTCGCCGTTGCAGTCGATGCGCGACGTCTTCGACCTGATGCCCACCGAGACCGAGGACGACTGGGCGCTGATCGCCGTGCGGCTGTCCCGGCTGCCGGACCGGGTCTTCGGTTACGCCGACGCACTGCGGGCGGCGGTGGCCGACGGACGCGCGCCGGCCGTGCGCCAGGTAGTCCGCGGAATCGAGCAGGCCACCGGTATCCAGCAGTTCTTCGTCGATCTGGTCGCCGACGCGGTGCCGGACAACGCGGCGCTGCAGGAGGATCTGCGCCAGCACGCCGCCAACGCCGCCAATGCCTACCGGGAGCTGGCCCGGGTCCTCGGTGACGAAATCGCCCCGCACGCACGTCCGCACGACCGCGTCGGCCGCGACGAGTACCGGCTGTGGTCCCGATCGTTTCTGGGTACGAGCGTCGATCTCAACGAAACCTACGAGTGGGGTCTCGCGCAGCTGCAAAGCATTGTCGCCGAACAGGAATCGATCGCCCGTCAGCTCTATCCGGACGCGACGGTGGCTGAGGCCCTGCTGCGCCTCGACGAGGATGAGCGCTACGTTCTGCACGGCGTCGACGCGCTGCAGGCGTGGATGCAGGAGCTGTCCGATCGTGCCGTCGAGTCGCTCACCGACACGCATTTCGACATCGCCGCGCCGCTGCGCCGGCTGGAGTGCCGGATCGCGCCGACCCACACCGGCGGCATCTACTACACCGGGCCGTCGGAGGACCTGACGCGGCCCGGACGGATGTGGTGGTCGGTGCCGCACGGCGTCGACACCTTTCACACCTGGCGCGAGACCACCACCGTCTACCACGAGGGTGTGCCCGGCCACCACCTGCAGATCGGGCGCGCGGTGGTGTTGGCCGACCGGCTGAACCGATGGCGTCGGCTGGGCTGCTGGGTGTCCGGGCACGGAGAGGGCTGGGCGCTCTACGCCGAGCGGCTCATGGCGGAGTTGGGCTGGCTCGACGACCCCGGCGATCGGATGGGAATGCTTGATGCACAACGCTTCCGGGCCGCCCGGGTATGCATCGACATCGGGGTGCACTGCGGCCTGACGGCGCCCGACGGCGGGGTGTGGGACGCCGACCGGGCGTGGGCATTCCTGCAGTCCCACAGCGCGATGAACGACGAGCACCTGCAGTTCGAACTGGACCGCTACCTGGGGTGGCCGGGTCAGGCGCCGTCGTATGCGATCGGGCAACGTGTCTGGCAGAACCTACGTGAGGAATCGGCCGGCCGCGGCGTGGGGCTGAAGGAATTTCACAGCCGGGCACTGGATCTGGGCGGTCTGCCGCTGGACGTGCTCAGGTCGGCGCTGATGACCGATTTCGCCACGGGCTGA
- a CDS encoding amidohydrolase family protein yields MARKLPYPVFDADNHFYEPKEALTKFLPDHRKNVIDYIEVRGRTKIMVRNQVSDYIPNPTFEIVARPGAQEEYFRHGSGGKSFREVMGKPMKAIPAFRDPAARLEVMDGLGLDYSLMFPTLASLVEERMKDDPVLIADVIHALNEWMYETWQFNYEDRIFSTPVINLGIIDRALEELEWCLERGAKTVLVRPAPVPGVGGTRSFGLPEFDPFWQACVKAGIPVSMHASDSGYAEYLNDWEPAAEYLPFKPTAFRMVSMGKRAIEDSMAALVCHGAVTRNPDLRILSIENGADWVPYLFKQFDSVYKKMPQEFPENPIDAFKRAVYVAPFWEDDFTQMADLIGIDRVIFGSDWPHPEGLAEPTHLIDDLQGLDEEGQRKVMGGNMIDLFKVPNEIVHNPDVPPLVIPA; encoded by the coding sequence ATGGCCCGCAAGCTCCCCTATCCGGTGTTCGACGCCGACAACCACTTCTATGAGCCCAAAGAGGCGCTGACCAAGTTCCTGCCCGACCACCGCAAGAACGTCATCGACTACATCGAGGTCCGCGGCCGGACCAAGATCATGGTGCGCAACCAGGTCAGTGACTACATCCCCAACCCGACGTTCGAGATCGTGGCCCGGCCCGGCGCGCAGGAGGAGTACTTCCGGCACGGCAGCGGCGGCAAGAGCTTCCGCGAGGTGATGGGCAAGCCGATGAAGGCGATCCCGGCGTTCCGCGACCCCGCGGCGCGCCTCGAGGTGATGGACGGTCTCGGCCTGGACTACTCGCTGATGTTCCCGACCCTGGCCAGCCTGGTCGAGGAACGCATGAAGGACGACCCCGTGCTGATCGCCGACGTCATCCACGCGCTCAACGAGTGGATGTATGAGACGTGGCAGTTCAATTACGAGGACCGGATCTTCTCCACCCCGGTGATCAACCTCGGCATCATCGACCGCGCGCTCGAGGAGCTCGAGTGGTGTCTGGAACGTGGCGCGAAGACCGTGCTCGTCCGCCCGGCGCCGGTACCGGGCGTAGGTGGCACCCGCTCGTTCGGCCTGCCCGAGTTCGACCCGTTCTGGCAGGCGTGCGTGAAGGCCGGAATCCCGGTCTCGATGCACGCGTCGGACTCCGGGTACGCCGAGTACCTCAACGACTGGGAACCCGCCGCCGAGTACCTGCCGTTCAAGCCGACCGCATTCCGGATGGTCTCGATGGGCAAGCGTGCGATTGAGGACTCGATGGCCGCGCTGGTGTGCCACGGTGCGGTGACCCGCAACCCCGATCTGCGGATCCTGTCCATCGAAAACGGCGCCGACTGGGTGCCATATCTGTTCAAGCAGTTCGACAGCGTCTACAAGAAGATGCCGCAGGAGTTCCCGGAGAACCCGATCGACGCCTTCAAGCGCGCGGTCTACGTGGCGCCGTTCTGGGAGGACGACTTCACGCAGATGGCCGACCTCATCGGGATCGACCGGGTGATTTTCGGTTCGGACTGGCCGCATCCGGAGGGGCTGGCCGAACCGACCCACCTGATCGACGACCTGCAGGGCCTCGACGAGGAGGGCCAGCGAAAGGTCATGGGTGGCAACATGATCGACCTGTTCAAGGTTCCCAACGAGATCGTCCACAACCCGGACGTGCCGCCTCTCGTCATTCCCGCCTGA
- a CDS encoding TetR/AcrR family transcriptional regulator translates to MAKSTGRSAGAARPASTADAAVDPESRSKRFMKSALAILGETGRTDFTVLEVVERSKTSLRSFYQHFSTKDELLLALIDKIMSESTRRWRDETAGLPSTTALRVLIDRICTPAESTTQDKVNRGLTYYNDHLAETLPREYARVLSPLHELIKDIIERGIAEGAFRADLDVDAKAALIMQSALGAMRLQVLGAELNGVPIDADHIYEFCVGGLRAGPDDRT, encoded by the coding sequence ATGGCGAAGAGCACCGGCCGCTCGGCCGGCGCCGCTCGGCCGGCATCAACCGCGGACGCCGCCGTCGACCCCGAGTCACGCTCCAAGCGCTTCATGAAGTCCGCGCTGGCGATCCTGGGAGAGACGGGGCGCACCGACTTCACCGTGCTCGAGGTGGTCGAGCGCTCCAAGACCTCGCTGCGGTCCTTTTACCAGCACTTCTCCACGAAGGACGAGCTGCTGTTGGCGCTGATCGACAAGATCATGTCGGAGTCCACCCGCAGGTGGCGCGACGAGACCGCCGGACTGCCGAGCACCACGGCGCTGCGGGTGCTCATCGACCGCATCTGCACCCCGGCCGAATCGACCACCCAGGACAAGGTCAACCGCGGCCTGACTTACTACAACGACCACCTCGCCGAGACGTTGCCGCGGGAGTATGCGCGTGTGTTGTCCCCGCTGCACGAGCTGATCAAGGACATCATCGAGCGCGGCATCGCCGAGGGCGCATTCCGAGCCGACCTCGATGTCGACGCCAAGGCCGCGCTGATCATGCAGTCCGCCCTGGGCGCGATGCGGCTGCAGGTGCTCGGCGCCGAACTCAACGGGGTGCCGATCGACGCCGACCACATCTACGAATTCTGCGTCGGCGGCCTGCGCGCCGGACCCGACGACCGCACCTGA
- a CDS encoding SDR family oxidoreductase, whose product MRIAVAGATGNIGARAVRFLERDGHDVVRISRSLGVDLMTGEGLDAALEGVDAVLDAISAPPTDREQTEAYFGTTTANLLSAEQRAGVRHHVLLSIVGIHGIEGNPHYAGKREQERLITEGPVPWTIVPATQFHDFAAMVAGWTEQDGVATIAPLLVQPIAPDDIARVLAEVVTGEPRGRYVDVAGPETQDLVDMARRTLEVRGHRVKLVPTWSGVFGVSMAGNVLLPGQDARIEPTTFDEWLAAGAN is encoded by the coding sequence ATGCGCATCGCGGTGGCCGGAGCGACCGGCAACATCGGGGCCCGTGCGGTCAGATTCCTCGAGCGTGACGGCCACGACGTGGTCCGCATCAGCCGATCGCTCGGCGTGGACCTGATGACCGGCGAGGGCCTGGACGCCGCGCTCGAAGGGGTCGACGCGGTTCTCGACGCCATCAGCGCACCGCCCACCGACCGTGAGCAGACCGAGGCCTACTTCGGCACCACCACCGCCAATCTGCTTTCCGCCGAACAACGTGCCGGCGTGCGCCACCACGTGCTGTTGTCGATCGTGGGTATCCACGGCATCGAGGGCAACCCGCACTACGCCGGAAAGCGCGAGCAGGAGCGGCTGATCACCGAGGGCCCCGTGCCGTGGACGATCGTGCCCGCCACGCAGTTTCACGATTTCGCGGCCATGGTCGCCGGGTGGACCGAGCAGGACGGTGTGGCCACCATCGCCCCGCTGCTCGTCCAGCCGATCGCGCCCGACGACATCGCCAGGGTGCTCGCCGAAGTCGTGACGGGTGAGCCGCGGGGCCGCTACGTCGACGTGGCCGGGCCCGAAACCCAGGACCTCGTCGACATGGCGCGTCGCACGCTGGAGGTCAGGGGGCACCGGGTCAAACTGGTGCCGACCTGGTCAGGCGTGTTCGGGGTGTCGATGGCGGGAAATGTGTTGCTGCCGGGGCAAGATGCCCGCATCGAGCCCACCACGTTCGACGAATGGCTGGCCGCAGGCGCCAACTAG
- a CDS encoding oxidoreductase, with protein MRTPIAVVGPGAIGSTVAALVHTAGHKVLLCGRSARDSIEVRPGDGAPIVVPGPVLTDPAEIEGPLDAVLLAVKDTQNAGAAAWLQRLCDEGTVVCALQNGVEQVARVGPHCPTATVVPAVLWFSAEPHPEGGIWLRTPVRIVLPANDAASRVAEVMRGSSATVELDPDFVTEAWRKLLVNALAGLMVLSGRRSGMFRRDDVAALSRRYLAECLAVAQAEGAELGDEVIEETVKLFARVPEDLTTSMLTDREADRPLEWDIRNGVITRKAAEHGIATPISDVVVPLLAAASDGPG; from the coding sequence GTGCGCACTCCGATCGCCGTCGTCGGCCCCGGGGCCATCGGCTCCACCGTGGCTGCGTTGGTGCACACCGCAGGCCACAAGGTGCTCCTGTGCGGGCGCAGTGCCCGCGACTCCATCGAGGTGCGGCCCGGGGACGGGGCGCCGATCGTGGTGCCGGGCCCGGTGCTGACCGACCCCGCGGAGATCGAGGGCCCCCTCGACGCGGTGCTGCTGGCGGTGAAGGACACCCAGAACGCGGGTGCCGCCGCCTGGTTACAGCGGCTGTGCGACGAGGGAACAGTGGTGTGCGCCCTGCAGAACGGCGTCGAGCAGGTGGCGCGCGTCGGCCCGCACTGCCCGACGGCGACGGTGGTGCCCGCGGTGTTGTGGTTCTCGGCCGAACCGCACCCCGAAGGCGGGATCTGGTTGCGCACCCCGGTGCGGATTGTGTTGCCCGCCAACGACGCGGCCTCGCGGGTGGCCGAGGTGATGCGTGGTTCGTCGGCGACGGTCGAACTGGATCCGGACTTCGTGACCGAGGCCTGGCGCAAGCTGTTGGTCAACGCGCTCGCGGGGTTGATGGTGCTGAGCGGGCGCCGCTCGGGGATGTTCCGCCGTGACGACGTGGCGGCGTTGAGCCGTCGCTACCTGGCCGAATGCCTCGCCGTCGCGCAAGCCGAGGGCGCTGAGCTCGGTGACGAAGTAATCGAGGAGACGGTGAAGTTGTTCGCGCGGGTGCCCGAGGACCTCACGACGTCGATGCTCACCGACCGCGAGGCCGACCGGCCGCTGGAGTGGGACATCCGCAACGGGGTGATCACGCGCAAGGCGGCCGAACACGGGATCGCCACCCCGATCAGCGACGTGGTGGTGCCGCTGCTGGCCGCCGCAAGCGACGGCCCCGGCTAG
- the aspS gene encoding aspartate--tRNA ligase translates to MLRTHAAGSLRPVDAGQKVTLAGWVARRRDHGGVIFIDLRDASGVSQVVFREADVLEAAHRLRAEFCVAVDGVVEIRPEGNTNPEIPTGEIEVNATALRVLGESAPLPFQLDEQPGEETRLKYRYLDLRREGPGNAIRLRSKVNAAAREVLARHDFIEIETPTMTRSTPEGARDFLVPARLQPGTFYALPQSPQLFKQLLMVAGMERYYQIARCYRDEDFRADRQPEFTQLDMEMSFVETEDVIAISEEIITALWALIGDQVPTPLPRMTYAEAMRRFGTDKPDLRFGLELVELTDFFKDTPFRVFQAPYVGAVVMPGGASQPRRTLDAWQEWAKQRGHRGLAYVLVNEDGTLGGPVAKNLSDAEREGLTAAVGASPGDCVFFSAGPAKTSRALLGAARVEIAKRLDMIDDDAWSFVWVVDFPMFEPADEAAAHGDVAVGSGAWTAVHHAFTAPKPEFEDCLDTDPGSVLSEAYDLVCNGNEIGGGSIRIHRRDVQERAFKVMGISPEEAQEKFGFLLEAFTFGPPPHGGIAFGWDRITALLVGSNSIRDVIAFPKSGGGIDPLTGAPAPITPQQRKESGIDAKPKVDGD, encoded by the coding sequence GTGCTGCGCACTCACGCCGCCGGGTCGTTGCGGCCCGTCGACGCCGGTCAGAAGGTGACTTTGGCAGGCTGGGTGGCACGTCGTCGCGATCACGGAGGGGTCATCTTCATCGACCTGCGCGACGCATCCGGAGTGTCGCAGGTGGTCTTCCGCGAGGCTGACGTGCTGGAGGCCGCCCACCGGCTGCGCGCGGAGTTCTGCGTCGCCGTCGACGGGGTGGTCGAGATCCGGCCCGAGGGCAACACGAACCCCGAGATCCCCACCGGGGAGATCGAGGTCAACGCGACGGCGTTGAGGGTGCTCGGGGAGAGCGCGCCGCTGCCGTTTCAGCTCGACGAGCAGCCCGGCGAGGAGACCCGTCTCAAGTACCGCTATCTCGATCTGCGCCGCGAGGGTCCGGGCAACGCAATCCGGTTGCGTTCCAAGGTGAATGCGGCGGCGCGTGAGGTGCTCGCGCGCCATGACTTCATCGAGATCGAGACGCCGACGATGACGCGCTCGACGCCGGAGGGGGCGCGTGACTTCCTGGTTCCCGCGCGCCTTCAACCCGGGACGTTCTACGCGCTGCCGCAGAGCCCGCAGCTGTTCAAGCAGCTGCTCATGGTGGCCGGTATGGAGCGCTACTACCAGATCGCGCGGTGCTACCGCGACGAGGATTTCCGCGCCGACCGGCAACCGGAGTTCACCCAGCTCGACATGGAGATGAGCTTCGTCGAGACCGAGGACGTCATCGCGATCTCCGAGGAGATCATCACTGCACTGTGGGCGCTGATCGGCGACCAGGTGCCCACGCCACTGCCGCGGATGACCTACGCCGAGGCGATGCGCCGGTTCGGCACCGACAAGCCCGATCTGCGGTTCGGGCTGGAGCTCGTCGAGTTGACCGACTTCTTCAAGGACACGCCGTTTCGGGTGTTCCAGGCGCCCTACGTCGGCGCGGTGGTGATGCCCGGGGGTGCCTCGCAGCCGCGACGCACGCTGGACGCCTGGCAGGAATGGGCCAAGCAACGCGGCCACCGCGGGCTGGCCTATGTCCTGGTGAACGAGGACGGCACCCTGGGCGGGCCGGTCGCCAAGAACCTCTCCGACGCCGAACGTGAGGGCCTGACCGCCGCCGTCGGCGCGTCACCGGGGGACTGCGTGTTCTTCTCGGCCGGTCCGGCCAAGACGTCGCGGGCGTTGCTGGGGGCGGCCCGCGTCGAGATCGCCAAGCGGCTGGACATGATCGACGACGACGCGTGGTCCTTTGTCTGGGTGGTCGACTTTCCGATGTTCGAGCCGGCCGACGAAGCGGCCGCGCACGGCGACGTCGCCGTCGGATCCGGCGCGTGGACGGCGGTCCACCACGCGTTCACCGCGCCCAAGCCCGAGTTCGAGGACTGCCTCGACACCGATCCCGGCAGCGTCCTGTCCGAGGCTTACGACCTGGTCTGCAACGGCAATGAGATCGGCGGCGGCTCGATTCGTATCCACCGTCGCGACGTCCAGGAGCGCGCGTTCAAGGTGATGGGCATCAGCCCGGAGGAAGCCCAGGAGAAGTTCGGATTTCTGTTGGAGGCGTTCACGTTTGGTCCCCCTCCGCACGGCGGCATCGCGTTCGGTTGGGACCGCATCACGGCGTTGCTGGTGGGCTCCAACTCGATCCGGGACGTGATCGCGTTCCCCAAGTCCGGTGGCGGGATCGACCCGTTGACCGGCGCGCCCGCGCCCATTACGCCCCAGCAGCGCAAGGAATCCGGGATCGACGCCAAGCCGAAGGTCGACGGCGACTGA
- a CDS encoding mycofactocin-coupled SDR family oxidoreductase produces MTELDAPLAGRVAFVTGAARGQGRSHCVRLARAGADIVAIDACGPVAEHNGYPPALPEDLAETVSLVEGEGRKILADHVDVRDAAGQQRVVSSAVEQFGRLDIVVANAGVMNWGRLWEISAKQWQDVLDVNLTGVWNTIKAVVPPMIEAGNGGSIITISSAAGIKAVPGCGHYCASKFGLVGLTNSLAVELGEFGIRVNSVHPYGTDTPMGNDTSMWQIFADHPNYIHSFSPGALSTESLADPDLISDIVVWLASDASSLVTAAQIPADKGYLKI; encoded by the coding sequence ATGACCGAACTCGACGCCCCGTTGGCGGGCCGGGTCGCTTTCGTGACGGGCGCGGCCCGCGGGCAGGGACGCTCGCACTGCGTTCGGCTGGCGCGGGCCGGGGCCGACATCGTCGCGATCGACGCGTGTGGGCCGGTCGCCGAGCACAACGGCTATCCACCCGCCCTACCCGAGGACCTCGCCGAGACCGTGAGCCTGGTCGAAGGCGAGGGCCGCAAGATCCTCGCCGATCACGTCGACGTGCGGGACGCCGCCGGGCAACAGCGCGTGGTCTCCAGTGCCGTCGAACAGTTCGGCCGCCTCGACATCGTCGTCGCCAACGCCGGTGTGATGAATTGGGGTCGGCTGTGGGAGATTTCGGCCAAGCAGTGGCAGGACGTGCTCGACGTCAACCTGACCGGGGTGTGGAACACAATCAAGGCGGTGGTGCCGCCGATGATCGAGGCGGGCAACGGTGGATCGATCATCACGATCAGCTCAGCCGCGGGGATCAAGGCCGTTCCGGGCTGCGGGCACTACTGCGCCAGCAAGTTCGGCCTCGTCGGCTTGACCAACTCGCTGGCAGTCGAGTTGGGCGAGTTCGGTATTCGGGTCAACTCGGTGCATCCGTACGGCACCGACACCCCGATGGGTAACGACACCTCGATGTGGCAGATCTTCGCCGATCACCCCAACTACATCCACAGCTTCTCCCCCGGCGCGCTGTCGACGGAGTCGCTGGCCGACCCCGACCTGATCTCCGACATCGTGGTGTGGCTCGCCAGCGACGCGTCGTCCTTGGTGACCGCCGCCCAGATACCCGCCGACAAGGGCTATCTGAAGATCTGA